The DNA segment GAAGGGCGCATACGATCCCGAGATAAGCTTTATGGCCTCGTACGCTGATACCAAGATTCCCACCTCGAGTTCTCTCATAGAGGACGGAATAATAAATGCCGAAGTTTTCTCTTTTGGAAGCGAACTCTCGGGCAGGCTTCCCACCGGGACCTTCTATAAGCTCTACGACCTCGAGGTGTCGAGAACCGAGACCGATTCCCCGATTGAAAGCCTTAGCCCGTCATGGGCTGCGAGCCTCGGTTTCAGCGTGGGGCAGGAGCTTCTCCGCGGCTTCGATATTGCTTCTGACAGGGTATCGGTTGTGCTCTCGAGAAAAGACAAGAACATATCCGTGTACGAGTTCGAGCGCGTGGTGGCAAAGACGCTTTTTGATCTTGAGAAAAGCTACTGGGGAGTAGTGGCCGCCGCCCGCGACCGCGACCTTGAGAAAAAAGCCTATGATTTGGCACTTGATCTTGAGAGGAGAACCGGAATACAGGTGGAGGTCGGGGTTCTGCCGAGAGTGACCCTTACACAGGCGCGCTCTGAGAGCGCCGCTAGGAAGGTGAGGATGATAAACGCGGAGAACGCCTACGAGGCCTCTATGGACGCGCTTAAGAACCTGCTTGTCATCCCCTTGGAGGAGAGCGTCGAACTGCTTGAGATAACCGATTCCATGCCGACTGCGTATGACCCGGTGTCAGAGCTTGAGGCGGTGCTTCAGGCCTTTGAGAAACGTCCCGAGATGCGCCGGGCAGAGCAGGAGATGGAAAAGGCCCAGGCGCTTAAGACCTTTTACTCCCGCCAGAGGCTTCCCCGTCTCACGGTCGAGGGCCGTCTCGAGTATCTGGGTCTCGGAGGCTCCGAGAACCCCGACAGGATAATTTTCGGGGGGCTTGCCGACGTGTCCCCGCGCTTTGCCGATTCCTCGCACGCCTATGACAGCATCGTCGACCGTGATTTTCCGAGCTGGAGCGTCACGGGGAAGCTCAGCTTTCCCGTTTTTGGGAGAAAGGCCGGGGGAGACTACGCAAAGGCCCGTGCCGACTATGACCGAAGCGTTATAAGCTACCAGAAGCAGAAAGATGCTGTGCGCCTTGACGTGAGAAACGCCATAAGGGAGATTGCAAGCAGCCGGAAAAAAATGGAGGCCGCCCTGCTTTCGACCAACTTGGCCAAAGAGGTTCTGGGAAACGAGGAGGAAAAGTTCAAGGCGGGACTTTCCACAACGAGGGAGATACTCGAGGCGCAGAGGGACCTCATAAGCGCAGAGGCCAACTACATAAGCGCCTTCGCAAGCTACCGGATCGCCTTGGCCGACCTTGAACGCGCAAGGGGGACGATGATTGAAAGCAATTCCTTTCTCATAGAGAACCACTCGGACATCGCGCCTTATCTTGAAGTTAACTGATTTTCCGGAGGCCTATTGCAAGATCTTTTTAGCTGGCGGCCAGCACATCAGTGCTTGAAGTGCCTTTTCCCGGTGAGGACCATCGCCATCGAGTGTTCGTCCGCGGCAGCTATAACCTCTTTGTCCCTTATCGATCCCCCGGGCTGCGCTATTGCGGTTATTCCCACACGCGCCGCTTCGTCAACACCATCTCTGAAAGGAAAAAATGCGTCGGAAGCTAATACCGAGCCGTCGGTCGGCGTACGGGCTTTCATCCCCGCGATCCTGACGGAATCAACCCTGCTCATCTGGCCCGCTCCTATGCCCACCGTCCTGCGATCCCTCGCGTACACAATAGCGTTTGACTTGGTGTGCCGACAGACCTTCCAGGCAAACCGGAGGTCGGCCATCTCCTCCTCGGTGGGTTTTCTTTTGGTCGGGATCTTTATGTCTGAGAAATCATCCCCCCAGTCCCTGTCGCTTTGCTGTATAAGCGCCCCGCCCGTCACTTTCTTTATGTCCCAGCTCCCCGCCCCGCCGATCCCCATACCGCCTGTGAGAAGCACTCGCAGGTTCTTCCTGGCCGAAAGCAGCATAAGGGCTTTTTCCGAGAAACCGGGCGCTATAATGACTTCCGCGAACATGCTGGCTACCTCTTCTGCCGCCGTCTCGTCAACCTCCCTGTTGAAGGCTATTATCCCGCCGAAAGCGCTTTCCGGATCACACTCCCTCGCCCTTGAGAAAGCCTCCGCGGGAGTAGCCCCAAGCGCCGCCCCGCAGGGGTTGTTATGCTTTACTATCACGCAGGCGGTGTCCGAAAACTCTCTCACCAGCTCGAAGGCCGAGTCGGTGTCGTATATGTTGTTAAGTGAAAGCTCTTTTCCCTGAAGCTGTCTTGCGTTTGCGACGCAGCAAGCGTCGCCGATTCCGCTCTCTGTGTAGAAGGCTCCACGCTGATGGGGGTTTTCCCCGTAGCGAAGGTCGAACTTCTTTTCAAGGTAGAGAGTGTAAGTCCCGGGAAGGGTGTTTCTCGCGCCACCGGGCTCCACAGACGAGAGGTAGTTCGATATAGCCGCGTCGTATCTTGAGACATAGGAGAAAGCCTTAGCCGAGAGGCGGAAATTGGTCTCGGGAGAGATTGTGCCCTTGTTTTTCCGAAGCTCACGGAGCACCGTCCCGTAGTCGGCCGGATCCGTGAGCACAGTCACCGACGCGTGGTTTTTCGCGGCGGCTCGAAGCATTGCGGGCCCCCCTATATCTATGTTCTCCATAGCTTCAGAAAACGAGGTTCCCTCTTTTGCCGCAACTTCCTCAAACGGGTAGAAGTTCACCACCAGCATGTCTATGGGCTCGATGGAATTCTCGGCCATCTCCTCTGAGTGGCGCTCATCGTCCCTTATCCCCAGAAGCCCTCCGTGTATTTTCGGGTGAAGGGTCTTTACCCTTCCTCCGAGGATTTCCGGAAAGCCGGTGTAATCGGAAATCTCAGTCACCTTCGCTCCGCCGTCGCGAAGCCTCTTGGCGGTGCCGCCCGTTGAGAGTATCTCCACTCCCAGTTCCCCAAGACCCTTTGCGAGCTTGGTTACTCCCTTTTTATCATAAACGCTTATTACCGCTTTTTTTATCGTTGTCATGAATGAAAGCGCCTTTTGGAGATCGGGTCGTGCCTAGGGCGGAATCAGAGTACTAAAGCTATCACAGCCGCCCGCATTTTCAATTCTCCGCTTACAAACAATCAGGTTTTTCGGTACAATATCAAAGATAAAGCACGGCACTCGTGCCGGAGAAGCGCAGATGAAAAAAGAAAGGTCAGCTCAGCTCAAGGTAGGGATTTTCGTTCTGGTGTCGATCGCTATTTTCGTTTACGGAGTTTTCACGATAAGCGGCCAGGAGGAACTCTTTGAGAAGGAGTACACGGTAAAGACCTACTTTGACAACACGGCCGGGCTCCTCGAGGGTGCCTACGTGCGCCTCTCGGGCGTCGGGGTCGGGTCGGTTTCCTCAATCAGCTTCTCCGACGATTCCTCCCTGGGGAAGGTTCAGGTGGTGATGGAGATCAACAAGCGGGCGCTTGCCAGGGTCTCAGTGGACTCTCACGCCACGATCAAGACTGAAGGGCTTTTGGGGGCGAAATTCGTCGAGATCGTTCCCGGCCAAGGGGAGAGCATAGGAAAGGCGCGCGACGGGATCGTGATCAGGGGCTACACATCGCCCGAGATGCAGGAGATAATAAGCCAGTCAGAGGAGTTCGTCACGAACCTCACGTCCATCTCCAGGAACCTGGACAAGATGGTGTCGGCATTTGCGGAACAAACCACCCCTGAACAGGAGGGCTTTCTGCACACTCTCATCTACGACGAGGAGTTCGCAGCGGACATGCGGAGCTTCTCCTCCAACTTGGCCGAGGTTTCCCGGATGATCAGGGAAGGGGAGGGTTCCATTGGAGCGCTCGTAGTCGATCCGTCGGTTCACGACGCGCTTAAAGGAGTGCTCGGGGAGGCGGAGAGAAACAGGTTCATCCGCTCCGCCGTGAGATATATGATAGAAGAAAAGGAGAAAAAGGCGTCAGAGGAGCATTAGAACTTTCGTGGGGAGTGGTTTCCGCTTTCTGGTGGCGCCTGAAGATTAAGACACAGTTTCAAGGAGGTAATAGAGATGTCAGCGAGAAGATTTATGGTTTTTTTAATTGCTCTTGTTTTCTGCGCTGTTCCGCTCACGGCGACGCATGCGGATCAGTGCTCGACCAAGGCGGCGAGCAGCTCCACTTCGCTTCCGGGCCCCCAGCTCGTGACGGGCGCGTGGATGTTCATAGCGGCCTACAAGGCCGACCCGGAGGTTTTGAAATCGATGCTTCCGGCGGGCCTAAAGCCGCATCCCAACAATCACATAGTCATCAACATGTATACGGTTCCCGACAAGAACCAGACCTCGGGATTCGGGGCGTACACGCTCACCTATCTTACGGTGGAGGTTGACGGAAACGACTCGTACGTTATGGATTCGGACATAACCTACCCCGGTAGGTATTTCGTCCAGTACTACAACAGCTCCCCCAGGATGAGGGAGTTCACGAAGGCAGTCGGCATTCCCGCCCAGGAGGGAATGACCACCACCGTGGTAAAGGATGGAGTGCTTACGACAAGGCTTGAAGTTGACGGCAAGACGATGATTGAGGCCACGGCCGAGGTCGGAAGCGAACTCGGAGGCTTCGGCGGAGGGCACCTTAACTACTTCGGCTATCTGAAGGAGAAGGGGAAGGTGGTCAAGTACCCGATTCCGTGGAATGGGGGAACGGTGTCCATGGCTAACCCGAAAATAAAGTTCAAGGCTCCAAAGGGCCATACGCTTAGCAAGCTGAAGCCGCTTGGGGATCCCACCTGGGCCATCTGGACCAAGGGAAGCTTCGTCTATCCCCAGTTCCAGATAATGAACTGAACGTATAAATAAATGTAGTTCTCAGGGGTTGCGCTCCGAAGCCTCCCGCTTCGGGGGGCACCCCTTTTTTTCTGAAGCCGACATGACCAGATCGGATTACCCCGTCTTATTCGTAATAAGCGAGATAAGCGCGTTTTTCGTACTGCTTCTTTTCTTCACGCTCCGCGCGGAGATGCCCGGCGTGCACTCCACGCTTGTCGGGGTGCAGTGGGGGCTTTTCATCCTGAGTCCCGTGATCCACTTTCTTTTTCTCCGGTTTTTCTCCCAGTGGTCCTCGCTTGTCCAGTTCGCGAAGTTCTGCATGATAAGCTTTTCGAACCTAGTGATCGACTTTGGGATACTCAACCTGCTCATTTATTATTCCGGGGTGGCCGAGGGGGTTTTGTACTCGGTTTTCAAGGCGGTTTCCTTTATCCTGGCGAACGTTAACGGGTATGCGTGGAACAAGTTCTGGACGTTTCAAAGCAACGGAGCCGAGGGGTGGATGAACCAGCTCGTAAGATTCTTCGTAGTAGTGGGCGTGGGGCTTGTGATAAACGTTGCGGTCGCCACGTACGTGGTCACCGAGTTCGGAGGTTCGGGGGGGTCCATCTCCTCCACCGTCTGGGCGAACATAGGAGCCGCAGTGTCTCTCCTGATAACGCTTTTCTGGAACTTTTTCGGCCTTAAGTATCTGGTTTTCGAGAAAAAGTCTTGAACGACCGGTTCGGAGCACTGCTTACACACGGCTTGGGGAAAGTGAGAGCGGGCGACGGGATTCGAACCCGCGACCCTTGGCTTGGGAAGCCAATGCTCTGGCCAGCTGAGCTACACCCGCAATACCCAGAGGACTCTATACGGATATTGTCTACAAATCAAACCTGCCGCTGCGGACAGTTGCCCGGATAACCGCGGCGGGTTTCAGATATAATGTTGTCTGTGAAGAAGACTCGCCGTACAGCCCATTTGCTTACAGAAAAGGTAAACCCGAGAACGATCAATATTGATGAACTTTCGTGCTCAGAAATTATCGATCTTATAAGCGGGGAAGATCGGGAGGCGTTTGAGGCTGTCTCAAGGGAGAGGGATGCCGTTTCCCGGGCGGCGGAAATGGTTTTCCGTTCGCTTGAGAGCGGCGGCAGGGTTTTTCTCGTCGGGGCGGGAACGAGCGGACGGCTCGGGGTTATGGAAGCCGCTGAATGTCCTCCGACTTTCGGGACGGACCCCCAGACAGTGCAGGCGGTTATGGCGGGAGGACGCGACGCGGTGTGGGAATCGGTTGAAGGCGCTGAGGATTCCCCTACGGCTTCTGTGAAAGCCCTTCGCGGCAAAAAGCTCTCCGGCGACGACGTGGTCCTTGGAATCGCGGCCAGTTCCGGGACGCCGTTTGTGGTATCTGCCCTGGAATACGCCCGGGCGGTCGGTTGTGCCACCGTCCTTATATGCTGCAGCGAGCCCGAGGATGTCTCCGCCGACTTGGTCATTCCTCTTCTTGTCGGTCCGGAAGTGATAGTGGGTTCGACGAGACTTAAGGCCGCGACCGCGACCAAGATGGTCCTTAACATGATTACGACGGCCGCAATGGTGCTTCTCGGGAAAACTTACGGAAACCTGATGGTGGATCTTAAGCCGGCATCCTCGAAACTTATTGACAGGGCAGGGAGAATCATAATGGACATATGCGGCGTGGGGGAAGAAGAAGCCGCTTCGCTTTTCCGGGAAGCTGGAGGGAACCTCAAGGTTGCAGTGGTAATGAAACTCGGGGATCTCTCTCGCGAAGAGTCGGTAAAGCTGCTGAAAGAAAACGGTGGATTGCTGAAAAAGACCCTTGCGAACGTATCCGGCGGCACGGAAAGTCCTTAATTGTTCCCGGCCGCCTGTCTGCTAAATCCCCTTTTCATCAGGTAGCTTTTTCCGTGTGAACTGGCTTCATCCGATAATTTCGAAAAAGGAAAAACTCATCATCGGTCTCATTTCCGGGACTTCAATGGACGGCATTGACGCGGCGCTGGTAAGAATTCGCGGCTCGGGGGAGGATACCGAAGTGCGGATCGAGGACTTTATCTGTAGGGAATACTCGGATGCTGCCAGAAAGTTTCTTCTCTCGATCGGTTCCTTAAACGCCGGTTCGGTCTCCGACCTGAATTTCCTCCTCGGCCAGGAGTTTGCCGCCGCAGTGTCTGATCTTCTCCGCAAAGCCTCCCTGAAAACGACCGATGTGGATCTTGTGGGCACCCACGGTCAGACGGTTTTTCACAACCCGCCCTCTCTCGGGGGAGTTGTTTCCTCGACCTTCCAGCTCGGCGAAGCCGATGTTATCTGCGAGGAAACGGGAATCACCACTGTGGGAGATTTCAGGACGAGGGACGTGGCGGCTGGTGGAGAAGGTGCTCCCCTTATGCCCTACGTGGACTACCTGCTGTTCTCTAGGACCGGGAAAAACATAATCGCCCAGAACATAGGGGGCATTTCCAACTGCACTCTGGTTACGGGAAAACCCGGGGAACTCCTGGCGTTCGATACGGGCCCCGGCAATTCCCTGATTGATTCGGTGGCGCGGCTTGCCTCGGGAGGGGAGAAAAATTTTGACGAGGACGGAGCGATGGCGAAGAGGGGTTCGGTCAGGGAGGATCTTCTTCGCAGTCTTATGAAAAACCCTTACTTCGACATAGAACCCCCTAAATCGACCGGCAGGGAGCTTTTCGGGGAAGAGATGGTCGCGAGGCTTTTCTCGCTTACGGAAAAAAAGAACATCTC comes from the Candidatus Dadabacteria bacterium genome and includes:
- a CDS encoding TolC family protein: MTKNPDLCIEHKGSVSGNRAISMSKRLKIFLVFAACFLFATGGVSALTLTQAKIMALEKNHDIRVWMLGVDAARGEHKSRKGAYDPEISFMASYADTKIPTSSSLIEDGIINAEVFSFGSELSGRLPTGTFYKLYDLEVSRTETDSPIESLSPSWAASLGFSVGQELLRGFDIASDRVSVVLSRKDKNISVYEFERVVAKTLFDLEKSYWGVVAAARDRDLEKKAYDLALDLERRTGIQVEVGVLPRVTLTQARSESAARKVRMINAENAYEASMDALKNLLVIPLEESVELLEITDSMPTAYDPVSELEAVLQAFEKRPEMRRAEQEMEKAQALKTFYSRQRLPRLTVEGRLEYLGLGGSENPDRIIFGGLADVSPRFADSSHAYDSIVDRDFPSWSVTGKLSFPVFGRKAGGDYAKARADYDRSVISYQKQKDAVRLDVRNAIREIASSRKKMEAALLSTNLAKEVLGNEEEKFKAGLSTTREILEAQRDLISAEANYISAFASYRIALADLERARGTMIESNSFLIENHSDIAPYLEVN
- the purH gene encoding bifunctional phosphoribosylaminoimidazolecarboxamide formyltransferase/IMP cyclohydrolase encodes the protein MTTIKKAVISVYDKKGVTKLAKGLGELGVEILSTGGTAKRLRDGGAKVTEISDYTGFPEILGGRVKTLHPKIHGGLLGIRDDERHSEEMAENSIEPIDMLVVNFYPFEEVAAKEGTSFSEAMENIDIGGPAMLRAAAKNHASVTVLTDPADYGTVLRELRKNKGTISPETNFRLSAKAFSYVSRYDAAISNYLSSVEPGGARNTLPGTYTLYLEKKFDLRYGENPHQRGAFYTESGIGDACCVANARQLQGKELSLNNIYDTDSAFELVREFSDTACVIVKHNNPCGAALGATPAEAFSRARECDPESAFGGIIAFNREVDETAAEEVASMFAEVIIAPGFSEKALMLLSARKNLRVLLTGGMGIGGAGSWDIKKVTGGALIQQSDRDWGDDFSDIKIPTKRKPTEEEMADLRFAWKVCRHTKSNAIVYARDRRTVGIGAGQMSRVDSVRIAGMKARTPTDGSVLASDAFFPFRDGVDEAARVGITAIAQPGGSIRDKEVIAAADEHSMAMVLTGKRHFKH
- a CDS encoding MCE family protein; its protein translation is MKKERSAQLKVGIFVLVSIAIFVYGVFTISGQEELFEKEYTVKTYFDNTAGLLEGAYVRLSGVGVGSVSSISFSDDSSLGKVQVVMEINKRALARVSVDSHATIKTEGLLGAKFVEIVPGQGESIGKARDGIVIRGYTSPEMQEIISQSEEFVTNLTSISRNLDKMVSAFAEQTTPEQEGFLHTLIYDEEFAADMRSFSSNLAEVSRMIREGEGSIGALVVDPSVHDALKGVLGEAERNRFIRSAVRYMIEEKEKKASEEH
- a CDS encoding GtrA family protein; translation: MTRSDYPVLFVISEISAFFVLLLFFTLRAEMPGVHSTLVGVQWGLFILSPVIHFLFLRFFSQWSSLVQFAKFCMISFSNLVIDFGILNLLIYYSGVAEGVLYSVFKAVSFILANVNGYAWNKFWTFQSNGAEGWMNQLVRFFVVVGVGLVINVAVATYVVTEFGGSGGSISSTVWANIGAAVSLLITLFWNFFGLKYLVFEKKS
- the murQ gene encoding N-acetylmuramic acid 6-phosphate etherase; translated protein: MLSVKKTRRTAHLLTEKVNPRTINIDELSCSEIIDLISGEDREAFEAVSRERDAVSRAAEMVFRSLESGGRVFLVGAGTSGRLGVMEAAECPPTFGTDPQTVQAVMAGGRDAVWESVEGAEDSPTASVKALRGKKLSGDDVVLGIAASSGTPFVVSALEYARAVGCATVLICCSEPEDVSADLVIPLLVGPEVIVGSTRLKAATATKMVLNMITTAAMVLLGKTYGNLMVDLKPASSKLIDRAGRIIMDICGVGEEEAASLFREAGGNLKVAVVMKLGDLSREESVKLLKENGGLLKKTLANVSGGTESP
- a CDS encoding anhydro-N-acetylmuramic acid kinase, whose translation is MNWLHPIISKKEKLIIGLISGTSMDGIDAALVRIRGSGEDTEVRIEDFICREYSDAARKFLLSIGSLNAGSVSDLNFLLGQEFAAAVSDLLRKASLKTTDVDLVGTHGQTVFHNPPSLGGVVSSTFQLGEADVICEETGITTVGDFRTRDVAAGGEGAPLMPYVDYLLFSRTGKNIIAQNIGGISNCTLVTGKPGELLAFDTGPGNSLIDSVARLASGGEKNFDEDGAMAKRGSVREDLLRSLMKNPYFDIEPPKSTGRELFGEEMVARLFSLTEKKNISLPDLLLTLVEFTVCSIVSAYERFVYPRADVEEVVLSGGGAYNPVMVSRLCEKLAPTKLCLSDEYGIPPDAKEAVGFAVLANETVCANRANVPEVTGARETTVLGKISIGKNVL